The Planococcus liqunii genome includes a region encoding these proteins:
- the hrcA gene encoding heat-inducible transcriptional repressor HrcA encodes MLTERQLLILKVTVDDYIQSAQPVGSNQLSKKSELPFSPATIRNEMADLEGLGFLEKTHTSSGRVPSQKGYRYYVDHLLTPRPLPKQDIQQLRSIFEDKIAETEEVIKRSAMILSELTNYTAILLGPDVRKHTVKKLSIVPLTMDTAVAIIVTDNGHVENRVFTIPEGLDPADIEKMVNILNDRLAGVSLNDLHLRLEQETLTVFKQHVNRYGELFSTFRQAVIMPHDDNVFFGGKLNILKQPDFHDLQKIRDLMNVMEEHKHIPMILPVGSQGLHIRIGSENTLSAMEDCSVITVSYDIGEEQTGSIAIVGPKRMDYKRVVTLLDTLSGELSKELTRMIRGK; translated from the coding sequence ATGTTAACAGAACGGCAGTTGCTCATTTTAAAAGTGACAGTTGATGATTATATTCAATCAGCTCAGCCGGTAGGATCGAACCAACTATCAAAGAAATCCGAACTTCCATTTAGTCCGGCAACGATTCGTAATGAAATGGCTGATCTCGAAGGATTAGGATTTTTGGAAAAGACCCATACTTCATCGGGGCGGGTCCCTTCTCAAAAAGGGTACCGCTATTATGTTGACCATTTGCTGACGCCTCGGCCATTGCCGAAGCAGGATATCCAGCAGCTCCGGTCCATTTTTGAAGATAAAATTGCTGAAACCGAAGAAGTCATCAAGCGGTCGGCGATGATTTTATCGGAGCTGACGAACTACACGGCCATCTTGCTTGGCCCGGATGTCCGGAAGCATACGGTGAAAAAATTGTCGATTGTCCCGCTGACGATGGATACGGCAGTGGCCATCATTGTCACAGATAACGGCCACGTAGAAAATCGGGTGTTTACCATTCCGGAAGGGTTGGATCCGGCGGATATTGAAAAGATGGTCAATATACTAAATGACCGCCTTGCAGGTGTCTCGCTGAACGATCTGCATCTCCGGCTGGAGCAGGAAACCCTGACGGTGTTTAAACAGCATGTCAATCGCTACGGAGAGTTGTTTTCCACATTCAGGCAGGCGGTGATTATGCCGCATGACGACAATGTATTTTTCGGCGGAAAGCTGAATATTCTCAAACAGCCTGATTTCCATGATCTTCAGAAAATCAGGGATTTGATGAATGTCATGGAAGAACACAAGCATATCCCGATGATTCTGCCGGTCGGCAGCCAAGGTCTCCATATCCGGATCGGTTCTGAAAACACGCTTTCCGCGATGGAAGATTGCAGTGTGATCACCGTTTCATACGACATTGGAGAAGAACAAACGGGTTCAATCGCTATTGTGGGTCCAAAACGCATGGATTACAAACGTGTCGTTACTTTATTGGATACGCTCAGCGGCGAATTGTCGAAAGAATTGACCCGAATGATCCGGGGTAAGTGA
- the hemW gene encoding radical SAM family heme chaperone HemW — translation MVKGLYIHIPFCHQICHYCDFNKVFFKDQPVDAYVDSVGKELALWKQEGALDQPLETIFLGGGTPTSLTPAQLQKLLGYIHQYVPMADNLEWTSEANPDELTKEKMQVLFDGGVNRLSMGVQSFDEDLLKRLGRTHSNGDVKRAVAEAREVGFTNLSFDLMYGLPGQTMAQWEDTLEQAFGFNLPHFSAYSLIIEPKTVFYNLMTKGKLNTVTEDLEADMYEKLMAEMEHRGLKQYEISNFGQPGFESRHNLLYWDNAEYIGVGAGAHGYVNGIRYSNHGPLKKYMAPLEEGVRPILNTHEVPVNEKMEEEMFLGLRKTAGVSISGFQEKFQQSLEEVYGAILEKEVANEHLEIEDGRVKLTKQGRFVGNEVFEQFLLN, via the coding sequence ATGGTTAAAGGATTGTATATCCATATCCCATTCTGCCACCAGATCTGTCACTACTGTGACTTCAATAAAGTATTTTTTAAAGACCAGCCTGTAGATGCCTACGTCGATTCAGTCGGAAAAGAACTGGCGCTTTGGAAACAGGAAGGCGCGCTTGACCAGCCGTTGGAAACGATTTTTCTTGGAGGCGGAACACCGACCTCGTTGACGCCGGCGCAATTGCAGAAATTGCTCGGCTATATCCATCAATACGTCCCCATGGCGGACAATTTGGAATGGACGTCTGAAGCCAATCCGGATGAATTGACGAAAGAAAAAATGCAGGTGTTGTTCGACGGCGGCGTCAACCGTTTGTCGATGGGCGTGCAGTCGTTCGATGAGGATTTGTTAAAGCGCCTCGGCCGCACGCACAGCAATGGCGACGTGAAACGGGCAGTCGCTGAAGCAAGAGAAGTCGGCTTCACGAACCTCAGTTTTGACTTGATGTACGGACTTCCCGGCCAGACGATGGCGCAGTGGGAAGATACATTAGAGCAGGCCTTCGGGTTCAATTTGCCGCATTTCTCCGCCTATTCGCTGATCATCGAACCGAAAACGGTTTTCTATAATTTGATGACCAAAGGAAAACTCAATACGGTGACAGAAGACTTGGAAGCGGATATGTACGAAAAGTTAATGGCCGAAATGGAACACCGTGGCTTGAAGCAATACGAAATATCGAATTTTGGCCAGCCGGGCTTTGAATCACGCCATAATCTGTTGTACTGGGACAATGCGGAATACATCGGCGTCGGCGCAGGAGCCCATGGCTATGTGAACGGCATCCGCTATTCCAACCACGGGCCTTTGAAAAAATACATGGCGCCGCTTGAAGAAGGCGTCCGTCCAATTTTGAATACGCACGAAGTGCCCGTCAATGAGAAGATGGAAGAAGAAATGTTCCTCGGCTTGCGCAAAACGGCAGGCGTTTCCATCAGCGGCTTCCAGGAGAAATTTCAGCAGTCGCTGGAAGAAGTATATGGTGCAATTTTAGAAAAAGAAGTGGCGAACGAGCACCTGGAGATTGAAGACGGCCGGGTGAAACTGACGAAACAAGGCCGCTTTGTCGGCAACGAAGTATTCGAACAGTTTTTATTGAATTAA
- the dnaJ gene encoding molecular chaperone DnaJ has product MNKRDYYEVLGVSKTASKEEIKKAYRKLSKQFHPDINKAADASEKFQEVKEAYEVLSDDQKRAQYDQYGHQDPNQGFGGFGGGAEGFGFDDIFSTFFGGGTRRRDPNAPRKGDDLQYSMNIDFMDAVFGKEAEVEIPKDETCGTCHGSGAKPGTKPKTCPHCEGSGQLNVTQDTPFGRMVNRRACHHCQGTGQIIEERCATCRGEGTVRKVKTIKVTVPAGVDDGQQLRVSGQGGPGVNGGPAGDLYVVFRVKPHKQFEREGDDIYLDLPITFAQAALGDEIEVPTVSGKVKLKIPAGTQSGARFRLKGKGVKNVHGYGTGDQHIIIRVKTPTKLNEKQKQLLREFAEISGDIPEEQSSSLFDKIKRTIKGE; this is encoded by the coding sequence ATGAACAAGCGAGATTATTATGAAGTGTTGGGTGTGTCCAAGACCGCTTCAAAAGAAGAAATTAAAAAAGCTTACCGGAAATTGTCGAAACAATTCCATCCGGATATCAATAAAGCAGCAGATGCTTCCGAAAAATTCCAGGAAGTAAAAGAAGCTTACGAAGTGCTGAGCGACGACCAAAAAAGAGCACAGTATGACCAGTACGGCCACCAGGATCCGAACCAGGGCTTTGGCGGTTTCGGCGGCGGCGCTGAAGGCTTCGGCTTTGATGATATTTTCAGCACATTCTTTGGCGGCGGCACGAGACGGCGCGATCCGAATGCGCCGAGAAAAGGCGATGACCTGCAGTATTCCATGAACATCGACTTTATGGATGCTGTTTTCGGGAAAGAAGCAGAAGTGGAAATTCCTAAAGACGAAACGTGCGGAACTTGCCACGGTTCAGGGGCAAAACCTGGAACCAAGCCGAAAACATGTCCGCATTGTGAAGGTTCCGGCCAATTGAATGTGACGCAGGATACGCCTTTCGGACGCATGGTCAATCGCCGTGCTTGCCACCACTGCCAAGGCACCGGCCAAATCATCGAAGAAAGATGCGCGACTTGCCGCGGCGAAGGAACAGTCCGCAAAGTCAAAACCATCAAAGTTACGGTTCCGGCAGGTGTGGATGACGGACAGCAATTGCGCGTCAGCGGCCAAGGCGGCCCAGGCGTCAACGGCGGACCAGCTGGAGACTTGTACGTCGTGTTCCGCGTAAAACCGCATAAGCAGTTTGAACGCGAAGGCGATGATATATACTTGGATCTTCCGATTACGTTTGCACAAGCGGCACTTGGCGATGAAATTGAAGTGCCGACGGTTTCCGGCAAAGTGAAACTGAAAATTCCCGCTGGCACGCAAAGCGGCGCACGTTTCCGCCTAAAAGGAAAAGGCGTCAAGAACGTCCATGGCTACGGCACCGGAGATCAGCACATCATCATCCGCGTGAAAACGCCAACCAAATTGAACGAAAAACAAAAACAACTGCTCCGTGAATTTGCTGAGATCAGCGGAGATATTCCGGAAGAGCAAAGCAGTTCATTGTTTGATAAAATCAAGCGCACCATTAAAGGTGAGTAA
- the grpE gene encoding nucleotide exchange factor GrpE produces the protein MSKEKKPQQTEEMVNDVEVDEEFQAQMDPETEAARRAASEEALESSDEQAEESPAEEQVDEAAELREQLEAEQNKYLRLLADYDNFKRRAQKDRQDAEKFRSQSLLTDLLPVLDNFGRALAVEAKSDEAASILKGLQMVQNNLLEAVKREGLEEIEALGKPFDPNFHQAVMQEKDENAEPGSVLMELQKGYTLKGRVLRPSMVKVNE, from the coding sequence TTGTCTAAAGAAAAAAAACCTCAACAAACTGAAGAAATGGTAAACGATGTCGAAGTGGACGAGGAGTTCCAGGCGCAAATGGACCCTGAAACGGAAGCAGCGCGAAGAGCGGCATCAGAAGAGGCATTAGAATCCTCGGATGAGCAAGCTGAAGAATCGCCTGCTGAAGAACAGGTTGATGAAGCAGCTGAACTTCGCGAGCAGCTTGAAGCGGAGCAGAACAAATACCTTCGCCTGTTGGCGGACTACGACAATTTCAAACGCCGTGCCCAAAAAGACAGACAAGACGCAGAAAAATTCCGTTCTCAATCTCTTTTGACGGATTTATTGCCGGTGCTGGATAACTTCGGCCGGGCGCTTGCTGTTGAAGCGAAAAGCGATGAAGCCGCTTCGATCCTTAAAGGGCTTCAAATGGTGCAGAACAACTTGCTTGAAGCGGTAAAACGCGAAGGCTTGGAAGAAATCGAGGCGCTTGGAAAACCTTTCGACCCGAACTTCCATCAGGCAGTTATGCAGGAAAAAGACGAAAATGCAGAGCCGGGCTCCGTGTTAATGGAACTTCAAAAAGGGTATACCCTTAAAGGCAGAGTGCTTCGTCCATCTATGGTAAAAGTTAACGAATAA
- the deoC gene encoding deoxyribose-phosphate aldolase, whose translation MSNIASYIDHTLLKAEATKEQIIQICKEAAQYNFASVCVNPAWIETAAKELADSTVKVCTVIGFPLGASTSETKAFETKDAIAKGAGEIDMVINIGALKSGDTEWVKNDIAAVVEAAKGKAIVKVIIETSLLTDEEKVTASRLTKEAGADFVKTSTGFSTGGATVADVKLMRETVGPDLGVKASGGVRSLEDLEAMVEAGATRIGASSGVKIMQGLTASSDY comes from the coding sequence ATGTCAAACATTGCATCTTATATTGACCACACGCTATTAAAAGCTGAAGCTACAAAAGAACAAATCATCCAAATCTGCAAAGAAGCGGCACAATACAATTTTGCTTCCGTTTGCGTCAACCCTGCCTGGATAGAAACAGCAGCAAAAGAATTGGCAGACAGCACAGTGAAGGTCTGCACCGTTATCGGTTTCCCGCTGGGTGCGTCCACTTCTGAGACAAAAGCATTTGAAACAAAAGATGCAATTGCCAAAGGAGCAGGCGAAATTGATATGGTGATCAACATCGGCGCATTGAAAAGCGGCGATACGGAATGGGTTAAAAATGATATTGCTGCAGTTGTCGAAGCGGCAAAAGGCAAAGCGATTGTCAAAGTCATCATCGAGACAAGCCTTTTGACAGACGAAGAAAAAGTGACGGCGTCCCGCCTTACTAAAGAAGCAGGAGCTGATTTTGTGAAAACATCAACCGGCTTTTCAACAGGCGGCGCTACTGTGGCAGACGTTAAATTGATGCGTGAAACTGTCGGGCCGGATTTAGGCGTTAAAGCTTCAGGCGGAGTGCGCAGCCTGGAAGATCTCGAAGCAATGGTGGAAGCTGGTGCAACACGCATCGGCGCAAGTTCCGGCGTAAAAATTATGCAGGGGCTAACAGCAAGTTCTGATTATTAA
- a CDS encoding 16S rRNA (uracil(1498)-N(3))-methyltransferase, which translates to MQRYFIDGPVPENRKVAITGDDAKHIAKVMRQEPGDQLIIVSEGKAFLSTILTAEFDVEVEVEEELHRDVEMPKKVTIACGLPKGDKLELIAQKATELGMHALIPFAAERSIVKWDGSKSEKKRARLQKIAKEAAEQSHRTRIPEIHNTHTFKQLMEAAKSFDAVVVAYEEEAREQSRTRFAETLKSLYDKDSILFVFGPEGGISDTEIALLKESGALFTSLGPRILRTETAPLYALSAMSYEFE; encoded by the coding sequence ATGCAAAGATATTTTATTGATGGCCCAGTTCCTGAAAACCGAAAAGTGGCGATAACTGGCGATGATGCGAAGCACATCGCCAAAGTTATGCGCCAGGAACCGGGAGACCAGTTAATCATCGTCAGTGAAGGGAAGGCTTTTCTTTCGACCATCTTAACGGCGGAATTTGACGTCGAGGTCGAGGTGGAGGAAGAACTTCATAGGGATGTGGAAATGCCGAAAAAAGTGACGATTGCCTGCGGATTGCCAAAAGGCGATAAGCTGGAATTGATTGCCCAAAAGGCGACTGAACTTGGGATGCATGCACTGATCCCGTTTGCGGCAGAACGGTCCATCGTCAAATGGGATGGCTCGAAAAGTGAAAAGAAACGGGCGCGGCTGCAGAAAATCGCCAAAGAAGCGGCGGAGCAGTCTCACCGGACTCGCATCCCAGAAATACATAATACGCATACATTCAAACAGCTGATGGAAGCGGCAAAAAGCTTTGATGCCGTCGTCGTAGCGTATGAGGAAGAAGCCCGCGAACAGAGCCGGACGCGGTTTGCTGAAACCTTGAAATCATTGTATGATAAAGACTCAATCTTGTTTGTGTTCGGCCCAGAAGGCGGGATTTCTGACACGGAAATAGCGCTCTTAAAAGAAAGCGGCGCGTTGTTCACGTCGCTCGGCCCGCGGATTTTACGAACCGAAACGGCTCCGTTATATGCATTATCTGCAATGTCCTATGAATTCGAATGA
- the dnaK gene encoding molecular chaperone DnaK, translating into MSKIIGIDLGTTNSAVAVLEGGEPKIIPNPEGNRTTPSVVAFKNGERQVGEVAKRQSITNPNTIQSVKRLMGTTQTVSAEGKDYTPQEVSAMILQYLKGYAEEYLGEKVTRAVITVPAYFNDAERQATKDAGRIAGLEVERIINEPTAAALAYGLDKTETDETILVYDLGGGTFDVSILELGDGVFEVKSTAGDNRLGGDDFDKIIIDYLVQEFKKDNGIDLSKDKMATQRLKDAAEKAKKDLSGVSSTQISLPFITAGEAGPLHLEVTMTRAKFDELTHSLVERTLGPTRQALKDAGISASELDRVILVGGSTRIPAVQEAVKRETGKEPHKGVNPDEVVAMGAAVQGGVLTGDVKDVVLLDVTPLSLGIETMGGVFTKLIERNTTIPTSKSQVFSTAADNQPAVDIHVLQGERPMAAANKTLGRFQLADIPPAPRGIPQIEVTFDIDKNGIVSVKAKDLGTQKEQTITIQSNTSLTEDEIERMIKEAEENAEADAKVKEEVEIRNEADQAVFQTDKTIKDLGEVVTDEEKRQAEAARDELKAALEGDSIEDIREKKDKLNEILQGLAMKAYEQAAQAQQGAEGAQAGGAPGNDDIVDAEYEEVNDDK; encoded by the coding sequence ATGAGCAAAATTATCGGTATCGACTTAGGAACAACAAACTCAGCAGTCGCAGTATTAGAAGGCGGCGAACCAAAAATCATTCCAAATCCAGAAGGCAACCGTACAACTCCTTCTGTCGTAGCATTTAAAAACGGTGAACGCCAGGTTGGGGAAGTAGCAAAACGCCAATCGATTACAAACCCGAACACCATCCAATCCGTTAAACGTTTAATGGGAACTACGCAAACCGTTTCTGCTGAAGGCAAAGACTATACGCCGCAGGAAGTTTCTGCAATGATCCTTCAATATCTTAAAGGCTATGCCGAAGAATACTTAGGCGAAAAAGTAACAAGAGCGGTTATCACAGTTCCAGCTTACTTTAACGATGCAGAGCGCCAAGCTACAAAAGACGCTGGCCGCATCGCTGGACTTGAAGTGGAACGCATCATCAACGAGCCGACTGCAGCAGCGCTTGCATACGGTTTGGATAAAACAGAAACTGACGAAACCATCCTGGTCTATGACCTTGGGGGCGGTACATTCGACGTTTCCATCCTTGAACTTGGCGATGGCGTATTCGAAGTAAAATCTACTGCCGGCGACAACCGTCTGGGCGGAGATGACTTTGATAAAATCATCATCGATTATTTGGTGCAGGAATTCAAAAAAGACAACGGCATCGACTTGTCAAAAGATAAAATGGCTACTCAGCGCTTGAAAGATGCTGCTGAAAAAGCGAAAAAAGACCTTTCAGGTGTTTCTTCTACACAAATTTCATTGCCGTTCATCACTGCGGGAGAAGCTGGACCGCTTCACTTGGAAGTGACGATGACACGTGCGAAATTTGATGAATTGACTCATTCATTAGTAGAGCGTACTTTAGGGCCAACTCGCCAGGCATTGAAAGATGCAGGCATCTCAGCTTCTGAACTTGACCGCGTTATCTTGGTCGGCGGATCTACTCGTATCCCTGCTGTTCAAGAAGCGGTGAAGAGAGAAACTGGCAAAGAACCGCATAAAGGCGTTAACCCGGATGAAGTAGTGGCAATGGGTGCGGCAGTTCAAGGCGGCGTCTTGACTGGTGACGTAAAAGACGTTGTTCTTCTTGACGTAACACCACTATCGCTTGGTATCGAAACGATGGGCGGCGTGTTCACAAAATTGATCGAACGCAACACAACAATCCCGACATCAAAATCGCAGGTGTTCTCAACTGCTGCTGACAACCAGCCGGCTGTTGATATCCATGTTCTTCAAGGGGAGCGTCCGATGGCTGCAGCCAACAAAACGCTTGGCCGTTTCCAATTGGCGGATATTCCACCGGCACCGCGCGGCATTCCGCAAATCGAAGTAACATTCGATATCGATAAAAACGGTATTGTCAGCGTTAAAGCGAAAGACCTTGGAACGCAAAAAGAACAAACTATCACGATCCAGTCAAACACCTCATTGACTGAAGATGAGATCGAACGCATGATCAAAGAAGCGGAAGAAAACGCTGAAGCGGATGCGAAAGTGAAAGAAGAAGTGGAAATCCGCAACGAAGCGGACCAAGCGGTCTTCCAAACAGATAAAACGATCAAAGACCTTGGCGAAGTTGTAACTGACGAAGAAAAACGCCAGGCTGAAGCAGCACGTGATGAATTGAAAGCGGCTCTAGAAGGCGACAGCATCGAAGACATCCGTGAGAAAAAAGACAAATTGAACGAAATTCTTCAAGGATTGGCAATGAAAGCCTACGAGCAAGCTGCGCAAGCACAGCAGGGCGCTGAAGGCGCACAAGCTGGCGGAGCGCCAGGCAACGATGACATCGTTGACGCTGAATACGAAGAAGTAAACGACGATAAATAA
- the prmA gene encoding 50S ribosomal protein L11 methyltransferase, whose amino-acid sequence MKWSELAVRTTNEAIEPISNILHEAGASGVVIEDSEDLTKEREDQFGEIYSLDPEDFPAEGVIVKAYLPVNSFLGETVEAIKLAISNLVKFDINIGANLVTISEVNEEEWATAWKKYYHPVKISQRFTVVPTWETYEPVSSDELIIELDPGMAFGTGTHPTTVMSLQALEKTVKHGQRVIDVGTGSGVLAIGAALLGAKEVHALDLDEVAVRSARINVKLNKAQDRINVVQGNLLDTIDEPGDVVVANILAEIIMSFTDDAFQVVKPGGHYITSGIISAKKNDVKEALEASGFVIEDVMMMEDWVTIISKKPE is encoded by the coding sequence ATGAAATGGTCAGAACTAGCGGTCCGTACAACAAACGAAGCGATTGAGCCAATCTCGAATATTTTGCATGAAGCAGGAGCGAGCGGTGTTGTAATTGAAGACTCGGAAGATTTGACGAAAGAACGGGAAGACCAGTTTGGGGAAATCTATTCTTTGGATCCGGAAGACTTTCCGGCTGAAGGCGTTATTGTGAAAGCGTATTTGCCGGTCAATTCCTTTTTGGGGGAAACCGTCGAAGCAATTAAACTCGCCATCAGCAATCTCGTGAAATTTGATATCAATATCGGCGCCAATCTGGTAACCATCAGCGAAGTGAACGAAGAGGAATGGGCGACTGCGTGGAAGAAATACTACCACCCCGTCAAAATTTCCCAGCGCTTTACGGTGGTGCCGACTTGGGAAACATACGAACCGGTATCAAGCGACGAATTGATCATTGAACTGGACCCGGGCATGGCATTTGGCACGGGGACTCACCCGACAACGGTCATGAGCCTGCAAGCTTTGGAAAAAACAGTGAAGCACGGCCAGCGGGTCATCGATGTCGGAACCGGCTCTGGTGTTTTGGCAATCGGTGCTGCACTATTGGGCGCAAAAGAAGTGCATGCACTTGATCTTGATGAAGTAGCGGTCCGTTCTGCACGCATCAACGTCAAATTGAACAAAGCGCAGGACAGAATCAACGTCGTCCAAGGGAATTTGCTTGATACGATCGATGAGCCGGGGGATGTTGTGGTAGCGAATATTCTTGCGGAAATCATCATGTCCTTTACGGATGATGCGTTCCAGGTAGTAAAACCGGGTGGGCATTACATCACTTCCGGCATTATTTCTGCGAAGAAAAACGATGTAAAGGAAGCGCTGGAAGCTTCCGGCTTTGTTATCGAGGACGTTATGATGATGGAAGACTGGGTAACGATCATTTCTAAAAAACCGGAATAA
- a CDS encoding NfeD family protein, translating into MHSLKGFLAFSLLFLSLLLFLDAVPEAADGFSVFAAESAVFADTDSAGAAPVLQNEEAPDTFSSKAAAVLTHPLVVPVLLTIAALGLLLEFFTPGVGVPGIIGLISLVLFFYGHFVAGYAGFGSIALVIIGLALLFTEFLIPGGILGILGITSILVSVFLAGGSLMSTAISIFIALIAATAGMVIIVKFFGKRPQLFKRLILTDATDTESGYVSAVNRPELIGQIAVTATALRPSGTIVLGDERIDAVSEGRFIDPNKQVKIIKVEGSRIVVRELEKQEEE; encoded by the coding sequence ATGCACAGCTTGAAAGGCTTCCTGGCATTCAGTCTTTTGTTCTTATCGTTGTTGCTGTTTTTAGATGCGGTACCTGAGGCTGCGGATGGATTTTCTGTTTTTGCAGCGGAGAGTGCGGTTTTTGCAGATACAGATTCTGCGGGCGCGGCTCCGGTTTTGCAAAATGAAGAAGCCCCTGACACTTTCTCCAGCAAAGCGGCTGCTGTTTTGACTCATCCTTTAGTCGTGCCGGTTTTGTTGACGATAGCTGCACTTGGGCTGCTGCTGGAGTTTTTCACGCCGGGTGTCGGCGTTCCGGGAATCATCGGCCTCATTTCACTTGTGCTGTTTTTTTACGGGCATTTTGTTGCAGGATACGCGGGATTTGGATCCATTGCTTTAGTGATCATCGGTCTCGCTTTGCTGTTTACTGAATTTCTTATTCCCGGAGGCATTTTGGGAATACTCGGCATTACGTCGATTCTGGTCAGTGTTTTCCTGGCTGGAGGAAGTTTAATGTCTACTGCCATTTCAATTTTTATCGCATTAATCGCAGCTACAGCAGGGATGGTGATCATAGTGAAATTTTTTGGCAAACGGCCGCAATTGTTCAAACGGCTGATTTTAACGGATGCCACCGATACGGAAAGCGGCTATGTTTCAGCTGTTAACCGCCCGGAACTGATTGGGCAAATTGCCGTAACTGCTACGGCTCTGCGCCCATCCGGAACAATCGTACTGGGCGACGAACGGATTGATGCCGTGTCGGAAGGCCGGTTCATCGATCCGAACAAGCAAGTGAAAATCATTAAAGTAGAAGGTTCTCGGATTGTTGTCCGTGAATTAGAAAAACAAGAGGAGGAATAA
- the mtaB gene encoding tRNA (N(6)-L-threonylcarbamoyladenosine(37)-C(2))-methylthiotransferase MtaB, producing the protein MSTVAFHTLGCKVNHYETEAIWQLFKEQGYERSEFDRHSDVYVINTCTVTNTGDKKSRQVIRRAVRQNPDAVICVTGCYAQTSPAEIMAIPGVDIVVGTQDRTKLLGYIEQYKRERKPINAVGNIMKNRVYEELDVPSFTDHTRASLKIQEGCNNFCTFCIIPWARGLMRSRDPKEVVRQAQQLVDAGYQEIVLTGIHTGGYGEDLKNYNLAQLLRDLEMEVTGLKRLRISSIEASQLTDEVIDVLQKSNIVVRHLHIPIQSGSNTVLKRMRRKYTMEFFADRLIQLRKALPDLAITSDVIVGFPRETEEEFMETYHFINDHKFSELHVFPYSQRTGTPAARMEDQIDENIKNERVHRLIALNDQLAKEYASQFEGELLEIIPEERFKEDPDSGLMEGYTDNYLRVVIPGDESLIGKIVKVKITKAGYPYNEGQFVRVMEELVV; encoded by the coding sequence ATGTCAACGGTAGCGTTCCATACCTTAGGCTGTAAAGTGAATCATTACGAAACAGAAGCAATCTGGCAATTGTTCAAAGAACAAGGCTACGAGCGCAGCGAGTTTGATCGTCATTCCGATGTTTATGTCATTAATACATGCACAGTAACCAATACAGGAGACAAAAAAAGCCGCCAGGTCATCCGCCGGGCTGTCCGCCAAAATCCGGATGCCGTCATTTGCGTGACAGGCTGCTACGCGCAGACTTCACCTGCAGAAATAATGGCGATTCCCGGAGTGGACATTGTCGTCGGGACGCAAGACCGAACCAAACTGCTCGGCTACATCGAGCAGTATAAAAGGGAGCGGAAACCGATCAATGCGGTTGGCAACATCATGAAAAACCGGGTGTACGAAGAATTGGATGTGCCGTCGTTCACGGACCACACACGGGCGTCTTTGAAGATTCAGGAAGGCTGCAATAATTTCTGCACGTTCTGCATCATTCCTTGGGCACGTGGGCTCATGCGCTCCCGCGACCCGAAAGAAGTGGTCCGCCAAGCCCAGCAGCTGGTGGACGCAGGATATCAGGAAATCGTTCTGACCGGCATCCATACAGGCGGCTACGGAGAAGATTTGAAAAACTACAACTTGGCTCAGCTCCTGCGTGATTTGGAAATGGAAGTCACAGGGCTGAAGCGGCTGCGCATTTCATCCATTGAAGCAAGCCAGCTGACGGATGAAGTGATTGATGTGCTGCAAAAATCCAATATCGTGGTCCGCCATCTTCACATCCCGATTCAATCTGGATCGAACACGGTGCTGAAACGGATGCGGCGGAAGTACACGATGGAATTTTTCGCTGACCGGTTGATCCAGCTGCGGAAAGCTTTGCCGGATCTTGCGATTACGTCCGACGTCATTGTCGGATTCCCGCGAGAAACGGAAGAGGAATTTATGGAGACCTATCATTTCATCAACGACCATAAATTTTCCGAACTTCACGTGTTCCCTTATTCGCAGCGCACAGGCACTCCGGCTGCCCGAATGGAAGACCAGATTGATGAAAACATTAAAAACGAACGCGTCCACCGGCTGATTGCGCTAAATGATCAATTGGCAAAAGAGTATGCTTCCCAATTTGAAGGTGAATTGCTGGAAATCATTCCGGAAGAGCGATTCAAAGAAGATCCGGATAGCGGGTTAATGGAAGGCTATACGGATAATTATTTGAGAGTTGTTATCCCCGGTGATGAGTCGCTGATCGGCAAAATCGTCAAAGTGAAAATTACGAAAGCCGGTTATCCATACAACGAAGGGCAATTTGTCCGAGTGATGGAAGAACTGGTCGTCTAA
- the rpsU gene encoding 30S ribosomal protein S21, with protein MTKTTVRKNESIEDALRRFKRTVSKSGTMQEVRKREYYDKPSVKRKLKSEAARKRKF; from the coding sequence ATGACAAAAACAACTGTTCGTAAAAACGAATCAATTGAAGATGCTCTTCGCCGCTTCAAACGCACTGTTTCTAAGTCCGGAACAATGCAAGAGGTAAGAAAGCGCGAGTATTATGATAAGCCAAGCGTAAAACGCAAACTGAAATCAGAAGCTGCGCGTAAACGTAAATTTTAA